In Cinclus cinclus chromosome 1, bCinCin1.1, whole genome shotgun sequence, the sequence TGAGTGCGGAGCTGCCCCTTTGATCACAGTCATTCCCGCTTTAAAGTGTGAGTATTTGAGGCCGAAGTCTGGTGTTGATGGCACCTTTCAAAGAGGACTGAGAGATGTCTAATACTTTGAAGAGCTGGGATGTCATCAATGAGGTCAGCCAGCAGAAGTCctgtttttgggtttgtgggTGTGATGTGAAGATGGGTCCCCAATTATCCCAGGTGTGTCAGGCTGGTCTGGGCTTTGCCTCTGTTTAGCTGTGAGCACCTGGACTCTTCCATTCCATTGTCTCCCTGCTGTCCTTGCCTCCAACTCTCCAAGCCTCTGTATATGCCTGGATTTTCATGTTGGAGACAGGAAAGGGATGCCTGTGCTCACCGTGCTCACCACAGTCTTGTGTTTGCTCATCCATAGCGCTCATCTTACCCAGGCCCAGGAATTTCACACTGAAGGgtcacagagctgggctcttaTACAAGAAATGGAAAACTGGTGAAGGATAAGGAGAACCAGACAAATAAGGAGCAGGTGAAGGAAGTGGGGGTTgttcaattttcagaaaaagcatgACCTTGTTCCCCTCTGGAGTTACCTGAATGGAAATCAATTGGTATTAGTCTTGTCTTCCTTTTAGCCATCCACAGGAGAAGAGGGAATGGAGTCAAGTGGCCGCAGGGGAGGTTCAGTTTGCAGTTAGGTAAAATTCCTAGAGGAAAGTCCGTTTAATTTCTGGCAATGACTGGCCAGGACGGAGGTGCGGTCAGCACGGCAGGAGGAGGGATTTAGATGTTGCAGAGCCGTGTCGTTTGGTAAGAGGCCTAGTGGTAGCCTGGCCAATGCCGTGGGGAAGGGTTGGACTTGATATTTTTCGTTTTGGtctttaataaatgaaatttttaaagattGGTAGCCTTGGCATTGCTTGGTTTCCATGTGGACCAAATGTCAAAGGTGTTTCCCATGTGAACAAATTCCAGGAGTGTTGGTGGCAGCTGTGCAAGGGAGCAGAGGCCAAAGTGGAGTGGCAGCAGGGTAGAAAGAGAGCCAGGGACTTTGCGGTCTTGAGCTGTGGCAAATGCCGATGGATGTGGCCGCTTGTCTTGGTGGATTTCCTTGGACAAATGGTGtttgagctctgtgtgtgtgtgctctgtgttaGTGGCTCAGCCTGGGCATGTggagggagctgtggctgctgttgaTCTCCATCCTTTTGTGATGCCTCTGAGGGTCCTCCCGATTCTACACTGCCAGAGCACGCGAAGAAGCCCAGGTTGCCTGAGAGTGCAGTGAGTGGCCCGAGAGTGGCTGAGAGCAGGGACGCAGAGGCTGGGGATGAGTGGCATGAAGTCCAGATGGAGTAAAGTCTCAAGGGAAGTATGTCAAGAGTTATACCCATGAGGCCACGGCTGTTCAAGATCCTCAGTGACGACGGGGGCAGTGAGACTCAATGAAAACCAGTGGAGGGCCATCAAGATggagaaagggctggagaagctTTCCTAGAGGAGagcctgagagagctgggattccCAGGAGACAAGGATGGATGGGGGTGTCATGAGTGTGTGTAAATCCCTGATGGCAGGGAGTGAAGTCCAGGGAGCCTGGCTGCTCTCAGCAGTGATGGAAAAGATGGAAGGGTGCAAATGAAAAGGGGTGAAGTTGTATGGGCAAAGGAGGGAAGGAACTTTTCTTTGTGACATTGGTCAGAGAATAGAAGAGGAGATGGAGTCTTTGTCTTGGGATATGCCAAATGTAACTGGTCGTTGTGCTGgaaatttggctgttgctgacTCTGAGCAGTGGGGTGGAAGCATTAGCACTCCGGAGTTTGTGCCAAAATGGATGGTGCTGCTGTGTTGGCGGTGAAGGTTCAAGAGTCCTGCTGGGAAGAGATTTTGTCACGTGTGTGCTGGCATGGAACGGCGCCTCCGGTTTTAGGCCCAGGAGAGAACGGAGTCAAATCCTTGGGTGTAGTAGGGAATGGGCTTGTGTCACGTTTTAGAAGGTGTCTGCAAGGTCCCCGATTCCTACATGAGACTTGCTGGTTCCTGGTGGTGAcctatttgctaagaaaggttTTGTGCCCATTCCCATCCACCCTAACGGCCTGTTCCTTCCTAGAAATGTGCTGGGTGAGGGTGTGAGAGCACTGGAATGCAAAAAGAAGCAGAGTCATCTCAGACTTGGATGCAACAGAACTTTATTGAGGCAGAAGattgaaaagacaaaagaaagaagtggAAGGCATTAAGGGAGGTGGAAGCAGGGCAGCCGTCAGCTAAGGTGCTTGGCTTGCAGGAGGTGTTGCCATAGTGTCAAATTCCCTGCCAGGAACGGTAGTGAGGTCCCTTAGCAGTTGTAGCCACCCCTTCTGCCGTAGCAGCCCAGGCCTCCCAGCCCATAGCCATAGCCCAGCCCGTAGCCAAGGCCGAAGCCAAATCCACCAGAGatgggctgtccctgggcattGAGTTCAGTGCCAACGGCAGCCGAGGAGGTGGATCCGACGACGGTgttctgggggaaggaggtCATGATGGGTCCTGGCAGGGTGACCAGCACGGGGGAAGGGTTGATGATGACGCGGGAGTCCTGGCattgcagggcacagggctcgttgcagctgttggccagcgggGTGGGTCCGCAGGGTTGGCAGCAGGCCATGGTTGTGGTGCGGAGGGTCCCTGGAAGAGAGGGGTGTGAGGCAGGGCACGGCTGTTGTGTGTTAGGGCTGGTGATGCAGGAGGATGAGGGAGTGTGGAGGCTGttgtggggctgtggggaggggtGAGGGCTGCTGAGGCTGAGCATGCTGGAAGAGAGGGGTCAGGGGTGCGGGTGCAGGAGGGTCAGGGTTTTGAGGCTTACCTTGTTGTCAGCGCTGGAACAGAAGGTGTGAAGAGAAGAATGTGCGGGAGAGAAGCTCTGGGCCGGCTTTTATTCTGCTCCCAGAGGGGTGGGATTGCTTTGGTCCCATGGCCTTGGGGCATTGTGTGAGCTGCACCTGTCACCTGACACAGCCTAGTGAGTCAACAGGAGAGAAGTGCTTTCCTTCGCACCACTGCGCCGTGTCACGTCCTGCTCTTGAGACCATGTCCATCTGTCCTTGGCGGCAGCTTTAAAGCGCGTGTCGGTATTTGGGAGGATTGGCATGGAAGATGTGTGTCAGAAAAGCCAGAATATGCAGCAAAAGCCTAGGAGAAATATGCGTGTCATCTGTGAGGTCATTTTGTGCTACTGGTGCGGTTTAGTTGGTGGGTGTGCTGTGACAAGCAGCCCCATTTCTTCCCAGCAGtgtcaggctgctctgggctttgcAGTTTTGCCATGAGTGCGGAGCTGCCCCTTTGATCACAGTCATTCCCGCTTTAAAGTGTGAGTATTTGAGGCCGAAGTCTGGTGTTGATGGCACCTTTCAAAGAGGACTGAGAGATGTCTAATACTTTGAAGAGCTGGGATGTCATCAATGAGGTCAGCCAGCAGAAGTCctgtttttgggtttgtgggTGTGATGTGAAGATGGGTCCCCAATTATCCCAGGTGTGTCAGGCTGGTCTGGGCTTTGCCTCTGTTTAGCTGTGAGCACCTGGACTCTTCCATTCCATTGTCTCCCTGCTGTCCTTGCCTCCAACTCTCCAAGCCTCTGTATATGCCTGGATTTTCATGTTGGAGACAGGAAAGGGATGCCTGTGCTCACCGTGCTCACCACAGTCTTGTGTTTGCTCATCCATAGCGCTCATCTTACCCAGGCCCAGGAACTTCACACTGAAGGgtcacagagctgggctcttaTACAAGAAATGGAAAACTGGTGAAGGATAAGGAGAACCAGACAAATAAGGAGCAGGTGAAGGAAGTGGGGGTTgttcaattttcagaaaaagcatgACCTTGTTCCCCTCTGGAGTTACCTGAATGGAAATCAATTGGTATTAGTCTTGTCTTCCTTTTAGCCATCCACAGGAGAAGAGGGAATGGAGTCAAGTGGCCGCAGGGGAGGTTCAGTTTGCAGTTAGGTAAAATTCCTAGAGGAAAGTCCGTTTAATTTCTGGCAATGACTGGCCAGGACGGAGGTGCGGTCAGCACGGCAGGAGGAGGGATTTAGATGTTGCAGAGCCGTGTCGTTTGGTAAGAGGCCTAGTGGTAGCCTGGCCAATGCCGTGGGGAAGGGTTGGACTTGATATTTTTCGTTTTGGtctttaataaatgaaatttttaaagattGGTAGCCTTGGCATTGCTTGGTTTCCATGTGGACCAAATGTCAAAGGTGTTTCCCATGTGAACAAATTCCAGGAGTGTTGGTGGCAGCTGTGCAAGGGAGCAGAGGCCAAAGTGGAGTGGCAGCAGGGTAGAAAGAGAGCCAGGGACTTTGCGGTCTTGAGTTGTGGCAAATGCCGATGGATGTGGCCGCTTGTCTTGGTGGATTTCCTTGGACAAATGGTGtttgagctctgtgtgtgtgtgctctgtgttaGTGGCTCAGCCTGGGCATGTggagggagctgtggctgctgttgaTCTCCATCCTTTTGTGATGCCTCTGAGGGTCCTCCCGATTCTACACTGCCAGAGCACGCGAAGAAGCCCAGGTTGCCTGAGAGTGCAGTGAGTGGCCCGAGAGTGGCTGAGAGCAGGGACGCAGAGGCTGGGGATGAGTGGCATGAAGTCCAGGTGGAGTAAAGTCTCAAGGGAAGTATGTCAAGAGTTATACCCATGAGGCCAAGCCTGTTCAAGATCCTCAGCGACGACGGGGGCAGTGAGACTCAATGAAAACCAGTGGAGGGCCATCAAGATggagaaagggctggagaagctTTCCTAGAGGAGagcctgagagagctgggattccCAGGAGACTAGGATGGATGGGGGTGTCCTGAGTGTGTGTAAATCCCTGATGGCAGGGAGTGAAGTCCAGGGAGCCTGGCTGCTCTCAGCAGTGATGGAAAAGATGGAAGGGTGCAAATGAAAAGGGGTGAAGTTGTATGGGCAAAGGAGGGAAGGAACTTTTCTTTGTGACATTGGTCAGAGAATAGAAGAGGAGATGGAGTCTTTGTCTTGGGATATGCCAAATGTAACTGGTCGTTGTGCTGgaaatttggctgttgctgacTCTGAGCAGTGGGGTGGAAGCATTAGCACTCCGGAGTTTGTGCCAAAATGGATGATGCTGCTGTGTTGGCGGTGAAGGTTCAAGAGTCCTGCTGGGAAGAGATTTTGTCACGTGTGTGCTGGCATGGAACGGCGCCTCCGGTTTTAGGCCCAGGAGAGAACGGAGTCAAATCCTTGGGTGTAGTAGGGAATGGGCTTGTGTCACGTTTTAGAAGGTGTCTGCAAGGTCCCTGATTCCTACATGAGACTTGCTGGTTCCTGGTGGTGAcctatttgctaagaaaggttTTGTGCCCATTCCCATCCACCCTAACGGCCTGTTCCTTCCTAGAAATGTGCTGGGTGAGGGTGTGAGAGCACTGGAATGCAAAAAGAAGCAGAGTCATCTCAGACTTGGATGCAACAGAACTTTATTGAGGCAGAAGattgaaaagacaaaagaaagaagtggAAGGCATTAAGGGAGGTGGAAGCAGGGCAGCCGTCAGCTAAGGTGCTTGGCTTGCAGGAGGTGTTGCCATAGTGTCAAATTCCCTGCCAGGAACGGTAGTGAGGTCCCTTAGCAGTTGTAGCCACCCCTTCTGCCGTAGCAGCCCAGGCCTCCCAGCCCATAGCCATAGCCCAGCCCGTAGCCAAGGCCGAAGCCAAATCCACCAGAGatgggctgtccctgggcattGAGTTCAGTGCCAACGGCAGCCGAGGAGGTGGATCCGACGACGGTgttctgggggaaggaggtCATGATGGGTCCTGGCAGGGTGACCAGCACGGGGGAAGGGTTGATGATGACGCGGGAGTCCTGGCattgcagggcacagggctcgttgcagctgttggccagcgggGTGGGTCCGCAGGGTTGGCAGCAGGCCATGGTTGTGGTGCGGAGGGTCCCTGGAAGAGAGGGGTGTGAGGCAGGGCACGGCTGTTGTGTGTTAGGGCTGGTGATGCAGGAGGATGAGGGAGTGTGGAGGC encodes:
- the LOC134051126 gene encoding feather beta keratin-like is translated as MACCQPCGPTPLANSCNEPCALQCQDSRVIINPSPVLVTLPGPIMTSFPQNTVVGSTSSAAVGTELNAQGQPISGGFGFGLGYGLGYGYGLGGLGCYGRRGGYNC